Within the Roseicitreum antarcticum genome, the region ACCCGGGGTTTGTGGTGTCTGGAAACCGTCTGGTTCCAGTATGGAAACAGTATGGCTTTGCACCCGTATCGGGCGTGGTTAACGGAGCGCGCGCCGGGGGCGGCGGTGCGAAAGGTTAATGCGCTGAGGAATAGCAATGATCGACGTATCGCAAGGAATGACAGGCGCCTGTCAAATACAGCGCTGCGTGCATCTTGTGCGCGCGAAAATGGCGCGACGGCCGAGGATTGGTCCCGGCGAAAGAGCGCCCTCAGCCCGCGAAAATGGCGCGGTACTCCCCCGGGGTTTGCCCGCGTACCCGCTTGAAACGCTTAGTGAAATAGGGCGGGTCAATATAGCCCAGCCGGTAGCCCACCTCGGCCACAGGCAGGCGGGTGAAGGCCAGCAGGCGACAAGCCTCTTCCATGATACGATGTTCGATGTAAGCTGCCGCGCCATGCCCGGTGGCGGCGCGGCACAACCGGCTGAGGTGTCCGGTGCTGACCGAGAGCGCGCGCGCATAATCCGACGCGGTCCAGCCCGCCGCGCGGTGCTGGCTGATCAGCGTGTCGAGACCGGCCAGCCGCGCGCTGCGGTGGTGCGGCAAGAGGGCATCACGCGCGCCGGGGGTGCTGGCGAGAAGGGAAAGCACGGTATGTGCCATTCCGACCACTTGCTGCGCGCGGAATGGCCCGTTGCCCTGTGCGGTCTGGCGCAGCATGGCAAGAACGGCGCCCAGCCGCGCGCCGACCCGGCCCCAGCGCGGTTGCGCCAGCGCCGCATCCACCTGTGGCGACGGCGGCGAGAGGGCGCCCACCACGCTGGCAGGCAAGGACAAGACCGCGCCGCGCGCCCCGGGGCGGAAGGTGAGGGAATGCACACAATTCACTGGGATATATAGAAAATCACCAGTTTCAAGCTGGGCCGCCGCGTCATCGGCGCGTGCCTCCAGCCAGCCATCATCGACGGTGAAAACCTGTGCCATCTGACCGTGGCGATGCGGCGCAATCTGCCAGTTGTGCAGGGGGGCGCGGGCCGAAAAGTCCTCTATATGGATCACATCGGGGAACTGGCCTTGTTCGCCATAAAGCCCGAAGGCGGGAATCCGGTTTTTGATGCTCATGCACGATAAGTACCATGGCTTGCCCAGTGACGCCATTACCTGCGGCGCAGATATAGCTTAGCCAAGAGGATCGGAAGGGCCATCAGGGAGGACGCGCACCATGGATACCGAAGTTGCCATCATTGGCGGGGGGCCATCGGGGCTGCTGCTGTCGCAACTGCTGAACCGCGCGGGCGTGGCGACGGTGGTTCTGGAGCGCGCCAGCCGCGCGCATGTGCTGTCACGCATCCGCGCGGGCGTGCTGGAAGCGGGTACAATGGCGCTGTTGCAAGAGGCCGGTGTTGCTGAGCGCATGATGCGCGAGGGGCATCCGCACGCGGGGTGCTACCTGACCGATGACGACCTGATGGTGCGGATCAACTTTGAGGAACTGACCGGCAAATCGGTGATGGTGTACGGCCAGACCGAGGTAACGGCAGACCTTTATGCGGCGCAGGAGGCCATGGGCGCCACGGTGATCCATGGCGTGCAAGATGTGGTGATCGACGGCGCCGATACCCCTGCGCCTGCCGTGGAATACACGCTGAACGGCGAACGCAAGCGCCTGACCTGCGCCTATGTCGCGGGCTGTGACGGGTTCCACGGGGTCAGCCGCAAGACCATCCCGGCCGCAAAGCGGCAAGAATTCGAGCGGGTCTACCCGTTTGGCTGGCTGGGCGTTCTGTCGCGCACCCGCCCCGCGCATGAAGAGCTGATCTATGCGTCATCCGGGCACGGGTTCGCGCTGGCCTCGATGCGCAATGAAAACCTCAGCCGGTATTACGTGCAGGTGCCGCTGACCGACAAGGTGGAGGCGTGGAGCGATCAACGCTTCTGGGACAAGCTGCGCGCCTGCCTGCCCGGGGATGTGGCGGCGGCGATGGAGACGGGCCCGTCGATCGAGAAATCCATCGCGCCGCTGCGGTCTTTCGTCAGCGAGCCGCTGCGCTGGGGCCGGTTGTTCCTGGTGGGGGACGCCGCGCATATCGTGCCGCCGACCGGGGCGAAGGGGCTGAACCTGGCGGCGTCGGACGTGTTTTACCTGTATCAGGCGCTGATCTCGGCGGTGAAATCGGGCGATACGGCCGGGATCGACGGCTATTCGGCGCGCGCGCTGACCCGGATCTGGAAGGCAATGCGCTTCAGCTGGCAGATGACGACCATGCTGCACCAATTCGACGGCGAGGACAGTTTTGCCGGGCAGATGCGCAAGGCGACGCTGAAACACCTGTCACAATCGGAAACCGCGCGGCGCGATCTGGCCGAGAATTACATCGGGTTGCCGTATTGACGGGCTGCCGTATTGACGGGCTGCCGTATTGGCGGGCTCCCGTATTGACGGGGCGCGGGCGGCGTGCCCCTTAGCGCCTGCCGTATAAAGCGGCGTCAGATCCGCTGGATGCCGTCGGACCAGACGCGGGCGACATTGGCCTTGGTCGCGCCGTAAATGATCTTTTCCAGCAGTTGCAGCGGCGGGGTTTCGCCGTAAACGACGATCTGGCCCAGTGGTGCTGCCGGGTCGATGGCGATGGCGTCAAAGCGCATGCCGACCTCAAAGCTGCCGACATCGAGGCCCAGGGCCTGCGCGCCGCCGCGCGTGGCCAGATGAAAGGCGGTGGCGATGTCGATGCGGGCCGCGTCGCGGCCCCTTTCTTGCGGGGCGCGGGCCGGGTCGGTGCCGCTTTCGAGCATGCGGGCGGCGGCGACGCTCATCCTTGCGGCTTCCCACACGGTGCCGATGGGGCCACCCGAAATATCGGTGCCCAGCCCCACGCGCAGCCCGCGTGCCAGCGCGTCGCGCAGCGGGAAGACCGCGTTGGCGAAGTAGATGTTAGACCACGGGCAATGCGCAATGCCGCCGCCGCGCGCCGCGATCAGGTCCATATCGGTGCCCGACAGGAAATTGGCATGGGCCAGCACGGTATGGTCGCGCAAGAGGCCGAAATGGTCGAGGGTTTCGGTATCGCTCATGCCCATGCGGTCAAACACATGGGCGTGCTCCCAGTCGCTTTCGGACACATGGGTCTGCACGCGGGTGCCGGTCTCAAGCGCAAGCGCGCCCAGTCCGTGCAGGCAGGCATCGGTGCAGGCGGGCACGAAGCGCGGCGTGATGACAGGCAGCACGCGGCGGTCGGCGTTGTCGGGGTGGTGGTTGATATAGTCGATCAGCGCGCGGGTTTCGGCCACCGAGGTGTCGGCATCGGCATCGCGGTAGTAATCGGGGCAGGTGTCGGGATGGTCCATCGCCACCTTGCCGATCAGCGCGCGCTGGCCCTTTGCCATGCAGATGTCGGCCAGTATCCTGGTGGCGGGCAGGTGGATCGTGGCGAAATGCAGGGCGGTGGTGGTGCCT harbors:
- a CDS encoding helix-turn-helix domain-containing protein, encoding MSIKNRIPAFGLYGEQGQFPDVIHIEDFSARAPLHNWQIAPHRHGQMAQVFTVDDGWLEARADDAAAQLETGDFLYIPVNCVHSLTFRPGARGAVLSLPASVVGALSPPSPQVDAALAQPRWGRVGARLGAVLAMLRQTAQGNGPFRAQQVVGMAHTVLSLLASTPGARDALLPHHRSARLAGLDTLISQHRAAGWTASDYARALSVSTGHLSRLCRAATGHGAAAYIEHRIMEEACRLLAFTRLPVAEVGYRLGYIDPPYFTKRFKRVRGQTPGEYRAIFAG
- the pobA gene encoding 4-hydroxybenzoate 3-monooxygenase, whose amino-acid sequence is MDTEVAIIGGGPSGLLLSQLLNRAGVATVVLERASRAHVLSRIRAGVLEAGTMALLQEAGVAERMMREGHPHAGCYLTDDDLMVRINFEELTGKSVMVYGQTEVTADLYAAQEAMGATVIHGVQDVVIDGADTPAPAVEYTLNGERKRLTCAYVAGCDGFHGVSRKTIPAAKRQEFERVYPFGWLGVLSRTRPAHEELIYASSGHGFALASMRNENLSRYYVQVPLTDKVEAWSDQRFWDKLRACLPGDVAAAMETGPSIEKSIAPLRSFVSEPLRWGRLFLVGDAAHIVPPTGAKGLNLAASDVFYLYQALISAVKSGDTAGIDGYSARALTRIWKAMRFSWQMTTMLHQFDGEDSFAGQMRKATLKHLSQSETARRDLAENYIGLPY
- a CDS encoding amidohydrolase family protein, with translation MTPSPSQTLAGKTIVADAFHAPTRGQVEFLPAAAITLDPDGVIAKVSHDIPDDAIHLPAGHVLLPGLVDLHVHAPQFPQLGSALDVPLEDWLQTYTFPLEARYSDTDFAASVYAALIDHMLRAGTTTALHFATIHLPATRILADICMAKGQRALIGKVAMDHPDTCPDYYRDADADTSVAETRALIDYINHHPDNADRRVLPVITPRFVPACTDACLHGLGALALETGTRVQTHVSESDWEHAHVFDRMGMSDTETLDHFGLLRDHTVLAHANFLSGTDMDLIAARGGGIAHCPWSNIYFANAVFPLRDALARGLRVGLGTDISGGPIGTVWEAARMSVAAARMLESGTDPARAPQERGRDAARIDIATAFHLATRGGAQALGLDVGSFEVGMRFDAIAIDPAAPLGQIVVYGETPPLQLLEKIIYGATKANVARVWSDGIQRI